The proteins below come from a single Nocardioides eburneiflavus genomic window:
- a CDS encoding TrkH family potassium uptake protein, with the protein MTTSLVRVRRRDGGPWLRHPAQVVVVAFALAVLAGTVLLMLPQARTEQVGAPFVVALFTSTSAVCVTGLVVVDTPSYWSTFGEVVILALIQVGGFGIMTLASLLGLLVFRRLGLRSRLTAATETKATGLGDVRTVVKGVVAISLLFEAVTAVILTLRFAWGYDEEWGHAAYLGVFHAISAFNNAGFALYSDSLMGFVSDPWICLPIAFAVIAGGLGFPVWLELYRRFHPTWAWSMHTRMTLSATAVLLVLGTVFVTASEWDNPATLGALSAPDRLLAGFFQSVMPRTAGFNSLDYGQMREGTLLGTVILMFIGGGSAGTAGGIKVTTFVLLFFAILAEVRGESDATAFGRRIDPRAVRQALTVALLAVGAVVASTLVILQLAAVSTEDALFEVVSAFATVGLSTGITADLPTPVHLVLVVLMFVGRLGPITLVSALAMRDRSHLHRLPEGRPLIG; encoded by the coding sequence GTGACGACTTCCCTCGTACGGGTCCGGCGCCGCGACGGTGGCCCCTGGCTGCGGCACCCCGCGCAGGTCGTGGTGGTCGCCTTCGCCCTGGCCGTCCTGGCCGGCACCGTCCTGCTGATGCTGCCGCAGGCGCGGACGGAGCAGGTCGGGGCGCCGTTCGTCGTCGCGCTGTTCACCTCCACGAGCGCCGTGTGCGTCACGGGCCTGGTCGTCGTGGACACGCCGTCCTACTGGTCGACCTTCGGCGAGGTTGTCATCCTCGCCCTGATCCAGGTCGGCGGCTTCGGGATCATGACGCTCGCGTCCCTCCTGGGGCTGCTGGTCTTCCGTCGCCTCGGCCTGCGCTCGCGCCTGACCGCGGCGACGGAGACCAAGGCGACCGGCCTGGGTGACGTCCGGACGGTGGTGAAGGGCGTCGTGGCGATCAGCCTGCTCTTCGAGGCCGTCACGGCGGTGATCCTCACGCTCCGGTTCGCCTGGGGGTACGACGAGGAGTGGGGCCACGCGGCCTACCTCGGCGTCTTCCACGCGATCTCGGCCTTCAACAACGCCGGGTTCGCGCTCTACAGCGACAGCCTGATGGGGTTCGTGTCGGACCCGTGGATCTGTCTGCCCATCGCCTTCGCGGTGATCGCCGGCGGGCTCGGCTTCCCGGTGTGGCTCGAGCTCTACCGCCGCTTCCACCCGACGTGGGCGTGGAGCATGCACACCCGGATGACGCTCAGCGCCACGGCCGTCCTCCTGGTCCTCGGCACAGTCTTCGTGACGGCCAGCGAGTGGGACAACCCCGCCACCCTCGGGGCGCTGAGCGCCCCGGACCGTCTGCTGGCGGGCTTCTTCCAGTCCGTGATGCCGCGCACGGCGGGCTTCAACAGCCTCGACTACGGTCAGATGCGCGAGGGCACGCTGCTGGGGACGGTGATCCTCATGTTCATCGGCGGCGGGTCGGCGGGCACTGCCGGCGGCATCAAGGTCACGACCTTCGTCCTCCTGTTCTTCGCGATCCTGGCCGAGGTGCGCGGCGAGTCCGACGCCACGGCCTTCGGTCGCCGGATCGACCCGCGTGCGGTCCGCCAGGCGCTCACCGTGGCGTTGCTCGCGGTGGGCGCCGTGGTCGCCTCGACGCTCGTCATCCTCCAGCTCGCCGCGGTCTCCACCGAGGACGCCCTGTTCGAGGTGGTCTCCGCGTTCGCCACGGTCGGGCTCTCGACCGGCATCACCGCCGACCTCCCGACGCCCGTCCACCTCGTCCTCGTCGTCCTCATGTTCGTCGGGCGGCTGGGACCCATCACACTGGTCTCGGCGCTCGCGATGCGGGACCGCTCGCACCTGCACCGACTCCCCGAAGGAAGGCCCCTCATTGGCTAG
- a CDS encoding phospholipase D family protein, with protein MSEWFLPESERPWTSGNLVVPRVHGAVYFARLVELVEATEAGDRIFFTDWRGDSDERLTEDGPTVAELLRAAAARDVEVRALMWRSHPGRLNSEENSHLGRIINECGGEALLDERVRKGGSHHQKLLVVRHRGRPEADVAFVGGIDLCYSRRDDAAHAGDPQAAPLDDRYGDAPPWHDAMAEIRGPAVAHVLDTFAERWDDPTPLDHRNPYRAVAHRVARMPRRPEQLPERWDPPPPAGTHLVQILRTYPFKRPRYPFAPDGERSIARAYSRAFDRARRLVYVEDQYFWSDVVATTLADALRREPGLQVIAVVPRFPEEDGRVAGPPMKHGQRIAWERLKEAGGDRFAMFDLHNAAGTPVYVHAKVCVVDDEWMTIGSDNLNLRSWTHDSELTCAVVDPDGELARDLRTSLWAEHLGLPEDDARLTDLDDPLSLWASRVGASGSRIEVHEPPQLSRRTARWAAPVYRWLYDPDGRPRRLRGTSEF; from the coding sequence GTGAGCGAGTGGTTCCTGCCGGAGTCGGAGCGTCCGTGGACCTCCGGCAACCTGGTGGTCCCGCGCGTGCACGGCGCCGTCTACTTCGCCCGGCTGGTCGAGCTGGTGGAGGCCACGGAGGCCGGCGACCGCATCTTCTTCACCGACTGGCGCGGCGACTCCGACGAGCGGCTCACCGAGGACGGACCGACCGTCGCCGAGCTGCTGCGAGCAGCGGCGGCGCGCGACGTCGAGGTGCGGGCGCTGATGTGGCGCTCACACCCGGGGCGCCTCAACAGCGAGGAGAACAGCCACCTCGGACGGATCATCAACGAGTGCGGCGGCGAGGCACTGCTCGACGAGCGGGTGCGCAAGGGCGGCTCGCACCACCAGAAGCTGCTCGTCGTGCGCCACAGGGGCCGGCCGGAGGCGGACGTGGCCTTCGTCGGCGGGATCGACCTCTGCTACAGCCGGCGTGACGACGCCGCCCACGCCGGCGACCCGCAGGCGGCACCGCTGGACGACCGCTACGGCGACGCCCCGCCCTGGCACGACGCGATGGCCGAGATCCGCGGGCCGGCCGTCGCGCACGTGCTCGACACCTTCGCCGAGCGGTGGGACGACCCGACGCCCCTCGACCACCGCAACCCCTACCGCGCCGTCGCGCACCGGGTCGCCCGGATGCCGCGCCGCCCCGAGCAGCTGCCCGAGCGGTGGGACCCCCCGCCCCCGGCTGGCACGCACCTCGTCCAGATCCTGCGTACCTACCCCTTCAAGCGGCCCCGCTACCCGTTCGCGCCTGACGGCGAGCGGTCGATCGCGCGGGCGTACTCACGGGCCTTCGACCGCGCACGGCGCCTGGTCTACGTGGAGGACCAGTACTTCTGGTCGGACGTCGTCGCCACCACCCTCGCCGACGCGCTGCGCCGCGAGCCCGGCCTCCAGGTCATCGCCGTCGTGCCGCGCTTCCCCGAGGAGGACGGCAGGGTCGCCGGTCCTCCGATGAAGCACGGGCAGCGCATCGCGTGGGAGCGGCTGAAGGAGGCCGGCGGTGACCGCTTCGCGATGTTCGACCTGCACAACGCCGCCGGCACGCCGGTCTACGTCCACGCCAAGGTCTGCGTCGTCGACGACGAGTGGATGACGATCGGCTCCGACAACCTCAACCTCCGCTCGTGGACCCACGACTCCGAGCTGACCTGCGCCGTCGTCGACCCCGACGGCGAGCTCGCGCGCGACCTCCGCACGTCGCTGTGGGCCGAGCACCTCGGCCTGCCGGAGGACGATGCACGGCTCACCGACCTCGACGACCCGTTGAGCCTGTGGGCCTCGCGCGTCGGTGCCTCCGGGAGCCGCATCGAGGTGCACGAGCCGCCCCAGCTGTCCCGTCGTACGGCTCGGTGGGCCGCGCCGGTCTACCGCTGGCTCTACGACCCCGACGGCCGGCCCCGGCGGTTGCGGGGCACGTCCGAGTTCTAG
- a CDS encoding RNA polymerase sigma factor yields MTGIPHPTPPIWTSAQRTRLVRLCAAVVGPGAAEDVAQEALLEAWRHRERLLEPDGADAWLGAIARNVCRRWLRAQGADRSVPAASVPDQGVGLDDVLERADVVDLLERALGRLPAATAAALVGHYVDELSHAEIAAGLGTTTDAVSMRVSRGRARLRHLLETEYADDTADWSHPDAGWRTTRLPCADCGRPGMEMRRDATEVAFRCRRCDDGGLSSRLALDAPAFAALIGDLRRPTALQARLAAWTHSYWAQVAPRCVRCDRPVAARAYARDTAEPWPVRHGLLIECTACGEAVNSSVAGAVLALPEVRAARRRDPSLRALPVRDVVRDGQEAKVVALGTADGTARVGVVVLEQTLRVVHVDAPAYG; encoded by the coding sequence GTGACCGGCATCCCGCACCCGACGCCCCCGATCTGGACGAGCGCCCAACGGACCCGTCTCGTACGCCTGTGCGCCGCCGTCGTCGGCCCGGGGGCGGCCGAGGACGTGGCCCAGGAGGCGCTGCTGGAGGCCTGGCGGCACCGCGAGCGGCTCCTGGAGCCGGACGGCGCCGACGCCTGGCTCGGTGCGATCGCGCGCAACGTCTGCCGTCGGTGGCTGCGCGCGCAGGGGGCCGACCGGTCCGTCCCGGCCGCGTCGGTGCCCGACCAGGGGGTCGGGCTGGACGACGTCCTCGAGCGCGCGGACGTGGTGGACCTGCTCGAGCGTGCCCTCGGCCGGCTACCGGCGGCGACCGCGGCGGCGCTGGTCGGCCACTACGTCGACGAGCTGAGCCACGCCGAGATCGCGGCCGGCCTCGGGACGACGACCGACGCGGTCTCGATGCGGGTCAGCCGCGGACGGGCGCGGCTGCGGCACCTGCTGGAGACCGAGTACGCCGACGACACCGCCGACTGGAGCCACCCGGACGCGGGCTGGCGGACGACCCGGCTGCCGTGCGCCGACTGCGGCCGGCCCGGCATGGAGATGCGGCGCGACGCCACCGAGGTCGCGTTCCGCTGCCGGCGTTGCGACGACGGCGGCCTCTCCTCCCGCCTGGCGCTCGACGCGCCCGCCTTCGCGGCGCTGATCGGCGACCTGCGGCGACCGACGGCCCTCCAGGCCCGGCTGGCGGCGTGGACGCACTCCTACTGGGCGCAGGTCGCCCCGCGCTGCGTGCGCTGCGACCGACCCGTGGCGGCCAGGGCGTACGCCCGCGACACCGCCGAGCCCTGGCCGGTGCGGCACGGCCTGCTCATCGAGTGCACCGCCTGCGGCGAGGCGGTCAACAGCTCCGTCGCCGGGGCCGTCCTGGCGCTGCCCGAGGTGCGGGCGGCCCGCCGCCGGGATCCGTCGCTGCGCGCGCTGCCGGTGCGCGACGTCGTGCGGGACGGGCAGGAGGCGAAGGTGGTCGCCCTCGGCACCGCCGACGGCACGGCCCGCGTCGGGGTCGTCGTGCTCGAGCAGACGTTGCGCGTCGTCCACGTCGACGCCCCCGCGTACGGCTAG
- a CDS encoding MFS transporter: MLAVLRRRDFGLLWLAGLVSVAGDWVLATALPYVIYVQTGSVLATAGMVAAELVPSIVLGSFAGVFVDRWDRRRVLVVSNLLQAAVVVTLLLAADGALAVVYVVAAAQSALAAFAQPAESALLPSLVGEDELVPANALNVLNNRLGRLVGTPVGAVLLSLLGLEAVVVADALTFVLAAGLVASMTPTSGARAAGHALAEAESALARFWAEWLAGLRTVREDRTVAVLFVVFGLMTFGGTMLDPLFVPWVTDVLGQGVGAVAVLTTTSSLAGIVGSLLVGGLGRRASARSLIGWGSLVAGIVLLLRANLPFLWVAVALSAVGGVTAVASSVGVETLAQERTPEHLRGRVFGSLQATVWLASLLGAVVGGVVGELVGLLPALDVASVLVGLSGVVVLLVLRPRGDAGAREVVTRAGRGSSARCADPRRTRGRRSARPRPWGPRR, encoded by the coding sequence GTGCTGGCCGTCCTTCGACGGCGCGACTTCGGCCTCCTGTGGCTCGCCGGGCTCGTCTCGGTGGCGGGCGACTGGGTGCTCGCGACCGCGCTCCCCTATGTCATCTACGTCCAGACCGGCTCGGTCCTCGCGACGGCCGGGATGGTCGCCGCCGAGCTGGTCCCGTCCATCGTGCTCGGCTCGTTCGCGGGGGTGTTCGTCGACCGCTGGGACCGCCGCCGGGTGCTCGTCGTGTCCAACCTCCTGCAGGCCGCAGTGGTCGTCACCCTGCTGCTGGCGGCCGACGGCGCGCTCGCGGTCGTGTACGTCGTGGCGGCCGCGCAGTCGGCGCTGGCCGCCTTCGCACAGCCCGCCGAGTCGGCGCTGCTGCCGAGCCTCGTCGGCGAGGACGAGCTGGTGCCGGCCAACGCGTTGAACGTGCTCAACAACCGACTGGGCCGGCTGGTCGGCACGCCCGTGGGTGCCGTCCTCCTCAGCCTGCTCGGGCTGGAGGCGGTGGTCGTGGCCGACGCGCTGACGTTCGTGCTGGCCGCCGGGCTGGTCGCGTCGATGACCCCGACCTCCGGGGCCCGGGCCGCCGGTCACGCCCTCGCGGAGGCGGAGTCGGCGCTCGCCCGCTTCTGGGCGGAGTGGCTGGCCGGGCTGCGCACGGTCCGGGAGGACCGGACCGTCGCGGTGCTGTTCGTCGTCTTCGGGCTGATGACCTTCGGCGGCACGATGCTCGACCCGCTGTTCGTCCCGTGGGTCACCGACGTGCTCGGGCAGGGCGTCGGGGCCGTCGCGGTGCTCACGACGACGTCGTCCCTGGCCGGGATCGTCGGCTCGCTCCTGGTCGGCGGCCTCGGTCGGCGGGCGTCCGCCCGGAGCCTGATCGGGTGGGGGTCGCTCGTCGCGGGCATCGTCCTCCTGCTCCGCGCCAACCTCCCGTTCCTCTGGGTGGCGGTCGCGCTGTCAGCGGTCGGAGGTGTCACCGCGGTGGCCTCGTCCGTCGGGGTCGAGACGCTGGCCCAGGAGCGCACGCCCGAGCACCTCCGCGGCCGGGTGTTCGGCTCGCTCCAGGCCACGGTGTGGCTGGCCAGTCTCCTCGGTGCGGTCGTCGGAGGCGTGGTCGGCGAGCTGGTCGGGCTGCTGCCGGCGCTCGACGTGGCGTCGGTGCTCGTGGGCCTGTCCGGCGTGGTCGTCCTGCTGGTCCTGCGACCCCGAGGGGACGCCGGCGCGCGCGAGGTGGTCACCAGGGCCGGCCGGGGCTCCTCCGCTCGGTGCGCGGACCCGCGTCGTACTCGAGGGCGCAGAAGCGCTCGACCGCGTCCTTGGGGCCCGAGACGATGA
- a CDS encoding DUF1304 family protein, with protein MDLLAQVCTAVASVVLIAVFPFEAFLVDRPWVQRFLGIEPHGIAHVHLWSFCIGARNALAGVGGLVGLWIVNRGDETVGTAVVVTVLVYMLLSSLAMGIADLFGYWLPRGGSVRGTIASSVLPAVALVVLAL; from the coding sequence ATGGACCTCCTCGCCCAGGTCTGCACGGCCGTGGCCTCCGTCGTGCTGATCGCGGTCTTCCCGTTCGAGGCGTTCCTCGTCGACCGGCCGTGGGTCCAGCGCTTCCTCGGGATCGAACCGCACGGGATCGCCCACGTGCACCTCTGGTCGTTCTGCATCGGCGCCCGCAACGCGCTGGCCGGCGTCGGCGGGCTGGTCGGGCTCTGGATCGTCAACCGCGGCGACGAGACCGTCGGCACGGCCGTGGTCGTCACCGTGCTGGTCTACATGCTGCTGTCGTCGCTCGCGATGGGGATCGCCGACCTGTTCGGCTACTGGCTTCCCCGTGGCGGCAGCGTCCGCGGGACGATCGCGTCGTCCGTGCTGCCGGCGGTCGCCCTCGTCGTGCTGGCACTCTGA
- a CDS encoding potassium channel family protein, with product MARNDSQGVVVVGLGRFGRSLALELTKEGVEVLGVDSDPRVVRSLAGRLTHVVEADSTDLEAMRELGVAEFDRAVVGVGTNLEASILSASVVLELGVGNVWAKAISQSHARILDQIGVHHVVRPEHDMGKRVAHLVTGRMIEYIEFDDGYAFAKTRPPRALIGRSLGGFGVRQEYGITVVGVKPSGEDFTYATPSTVLREGAQIIVSGPKDAVERFCALEYDAGPRTERRSPGRPW from the coding sequence TTGGCTAGGAACGACTCCCAGGGCGTCGTCGTGGTCGGTCTCGGCCGCTTCGGCCGGTCGCTGGCGCTCGAGCTCACCAAGGAGGGCGTCGAGGTCCTGGGCGTCGACTCCGACCCCCGGGTCGTCCGCTCGCTCGCCGGCCGGCTGACCCACGTGGTGGAGGCCGACTCCACCGACCTCGAGGCGATGCGTGAGCTGGGCGTGGCTGAGTTCGACCGTGCCGTCGTGGGAGTCGGCACCAACCTCGAGGCGAGCATCCTGTCGGCGTCGGTGGTCCTCGAGCTCGGCGTCGGCAACGTGTGGGCCAAGGCGATCAGCCAGTCGCACGCGCGGATCCTGGACCAGATCGGGGTGCACCACGTCGTCCGGCCCGAGCACGACATGGGCAAGCGCGTCGCGCACCTGGTCACCGGCCGGATGATCGAGTACATCGAGTTCGACGACGGGTACGCCTTCGCCAAGACGCGGCCCCCGCGCGCGCTCATCGGCCGGAGCCTCGGCGGGTTCGGCGTGCGGCAGGAGTACGGGATCACGGTGGTCGGGGTGAAGCCGTCCGGCGAGGACTTCACCTACGCCACCCCGAGCACGGTCCTGCGCGAGGGCGCCCAGATCATCGTCTCGGGCCCCAAGGACGCGGTCGAGCGCTTCTGCGCCCTCGAGTACGACGCGGGTCCGCGCACCGAGCGGAGGAGCCCCGGCCGGCCCTGGTGA
- a CDS encoding phosphatase PAP2 family protein, producing the protein MTTEDRRSAARTLGIAWAVLVTGALALGWLITGPLSSAVEPRDDRFVRWLASHRTPVLDTAAAVGSHVADTIVGVGLALVVALVAARRRRSWRPVVYFTVLVGGYLALYVLVTHLVPRDRPPVEILDPGLVPDHSYPSGHMATAILVYGGIALWTGRVRPGWRRWTWPLFLVPLVVAPSRLYQGAHHLTDVLASVVLATAWLVVASRVLLVPRQSASTTRATAGSTDDAIVPRTLPPRGSQ; encoded by the coding sequence GTGACCACCGAGGACCGTCGTTCCGCTGCCCGCACCCTGGGGATCGCGTGGGCCGTCCTCGTCACCGGCGCGCTGGCACTGGGGTGGCTGATCACCGGGCCGCTGTCGTCGGCGGTCGAGCCCCGCGACGACCGGTTCGTCCGGTGGCTGGCCTCCCACCGCACGCCCGTTCTCGACACCGCCGCGGCCGTGGGCAGCCATGTGGCAGACACGATCGTCGGCGTGGGCCTGGCGCTCGTCGTCGCGCTCGTCGCCGCCAGGAGGCGGAGGTCGTGGCGCCCGGTCGTCTACTTCACCGTCCTGGTCGGCGGCTACCTCGCGCTCTACGTGCTCGTGACCCACCTCGTGCCGCGCGACCGTCCGCCCGTGGAGATCCTCGACCCGGGCCTGGTCCCCGACCACAGCTATCCATCCGGGCACATGGCGACGGCGATCCTCGTGTACGGCGGCATCGCGCTCTGGACCGGCCGGGTGCGGCCGGGATGGCGGCGCTGGACCTGGCCCCTGTTCCTGGTGCCGCTGGTCGTCGCCCCCTCGCGGCTCTACCAGGGTGCGCACCACCTCACCGACGTGCTCGCCAGCGTCGTCCTCGCGACCGCCTGGCTCGTCGTGGCGAGCCGCGTGCTCCTGGTCCCTCGTCAGAGTGCCAGCACGACGAGGGCGACCGCCGGCAGCACGGACGACGCGATCGTCCCGCGGACGCTGCCGCCACGGGGAAGCCAGTAG
- the nirB gene encoding nitrite reductase large subunit NirB, whose protein sequence is MGTGKRQRIVVVGHGMVGHRFAQAAVERGLTETHDIVVFGEEPREAYDRVALTSWFGQGSEALSLLPGGTYDDPRVRLVVDSVVTEVDRVAQTVTVVSPPSAVADLLSNPGAVTVHEYDVLVLATGAAPFVPPVEGRGKDGCFVYRTIEDLEAIKAASASATSGVVIGGGLLGLEAANALVQLGLETHVVEMAPRLMPVQLDGSAGSTLVRHIEKLGVKVHTGVLTEEIEGGEAVTGLRVRQAGTDEGAPTEVVDAQVVVFSAGIRPRDALARECDLEVAPRGGVLVDEQCRSADPHIFAIGECAAPGGTMYGLVAPGYAMAEVVVDALLDGPGTFTGADMSTKLKLLGVDVASFGDAFATTDGALELTYSDAVAGVYKKLVVTEEGTRLLGGILVGDASAYGVLRPMVSSGIALPDNPEQLILPASSGVQIGMPDEAQVCSCNDVTKADILHALTDEGCESVADVKQCTRAGSTCGSCVSTVKNIIEDHFASVGKVVDKGLCEHFRLTRQELFDVVAVHGYRRFDDIVEAHGTGRGCDICKPAIASILASQTSTHILEPATAELQDTNDKYLGNIQRNGTYSVVPRIPGGEITPEKLIVIGEVARDFGLYTKITGGQRIDLFGARMEQLPVIWKRLVDAGFESGHAYGKSLRTVKSCVGSTWCRYGVQDSVGLAIALELRYRGLRSPHKLKGGVSGCARECAEARGKDFGVIATEKGWNLYVGGNGGATPAHARLLAGDLDTATLVAYLDRFLMYYVRTADRLQRTSTWIDQLEGGLDRVREVVVEDSLGLGAELEAEMARHVGGYEDEWRATLEDPSKLERFVSFVNAPGTPDPSIAFTTERDQIQPIAPALIPVGAPA, encoded by the coding sequence ATGGGTACAGGCAAGCGTCAGCGGATCGTCGTCGTCGGGCACGGCATGGTGGGCCACCGGTTCGCCCAGGCCGCCGTCGAGCGCGGACTCACCGAGACCCACGACATCGTGGTCTTCGGCGAGGAGCCGCGCGAGGCGTACGACCGGGTCGCGCTCACCAGCTGGTTCGGCCAGGGCTCCGAGGCGCTGTCGCTGCTTCCCGGCGGCACGTACGACGACCCGCGGGTGCGGCTGGTCGTCGACAGCGTGGTGACGGAGGTCGACCGGGTCGCGCAGACCGTCACCGTCGTCTCGCCGCCGTCGGCGGTGGCCGACCTGCTGTCGAACCCGGGTGCGGTCACTGTGCACGAGTACGACGTCCTGGTGCTGGCCACCGGTGCGGCGCCGTTCGTCCCGCCGGTCGAGGGTCGCGGCAAGGACGGCTGCTTCGTCTATCGCACGATCGAGGACCTCGAGGCCATCAAGGCCGCCAGCGCGAGCGCGACCAGCGGTGTCGTCATCGGCGGTGGCCTCCTCGGCCTGGAGGCGGCCAACGCGCTCGTCCAGCTGGGGCTCGAGACCCACGTCGTCGAGATGGCGCCGCGGCTGATGCCGGTCCAGCTCGACGGCTCGGCCGGCTCCACGCTGGTGCGCCACATCGAGAAGCTCGGCGTGAAGGTCCACACCGGTGTCCTCACCGAGGAGATCGAGGGCGGGGAGGCGGTCACCGGCCTGCGTGTGAGGCAGGCCGGCACCGACGAGGGCGCCCCCACCGAGGTCGTCGACGCGCAGGTCGTCGTCTTCTCCGCCGGCATCCGCCCCCGCGACGCCCTGGCCCGCGAGTGCGACCTCGAGGTGGCGCCGCGCGGCGGCGTGCTGGTCGACGAGCAGTGCCGGAGCGCCGACCCGCACATCTTCGCGATCGGTGAGTGCGCCGCGCCGGGCGGCACCATGTACGGCCTGGTCGCGCCGGGCTACGCCATGGCAGAGGTCGTCGTCGACGCCCTGCTCGACGGGCCGGGAACCTTCACCGGCGCCGACATGTCCACCAAGCTCAAGCTCCTCGGCGTCGACGTGGCGAGCTTCGGCGACGCCTTCGCCACGACCGACGGCGCGCTCGAGCTGACCTACTCCGACGCGGTGGCCGGCGTCTACAAGAAGCTGGTCGTGACCGAGGAAGGGACCCGGCTCCTCGGCGGGATCCTCGTCGGCGACGCGTCGGCGTACGGCGTGCTGCGGCCGATGGTCAGCAGCGGGATCGCGCTGCCCGACAACCCCGAGCAGCTGATCCTCCCGGCCTCCAGCGGCGTGCAGATCGGGATGCCGGACGAGGCGCAGGTCTGCTCGTGCAACGACGTGACGAAGGCCGACATCCTGCACGCGCTGACCGACGAGGGCTGCGAGAGCGTCGCCGACGTCAAGCAGTGCACGCGGGCCGGATCGACCTGCGGGTCGTGCGTCTCGACGGTCAAGAACATCATCGAGGACCACTTCGCGAGCGTCGGGAAGGTCGTGGACAAGGGCCTGTGCGAGCACTTCCGGCTCACCCGGCAGGAGCTCTTCGACGTCGTCGCCGTGCACGGCTACCGCCGCTTCGACGACATCGTCGAGGCCCACGGCACAGGTCGCGGCTGCGACATCTGCAAGCCCGCCATCGCCAGCATCCTGGCCAGCCAGACCAGCACCCACATCCTCGAGCCGGCGACCGCCGAGCTGCAGGACACCAACGACAAGTACCTCGGCAACATCCAGCGCAACGGCACCTACTCCGTCGTCCCGCGCATCCCCGGCGGCGAGATCACCCCGGAGAAGCTCATCGTCATCGGCGAGGTGGCCCGCGACTTCGGGCTCTACACCAAGATCACCGGCGGCCAGCGCATCGACCTGTTCGGGGCCCGGATGGAGCAGCTGCCGGTGATCTGGAAGCGGCTCGTCGACGCCGGCTTCGAGTCCGGGCACGCCTACGGCAAGTCGCTGCGCACGGTGAAGTCGTGCGTCGGCTCGACCTGGTGCCGCTACGGCGTGCAGGACTCGGTAGGCCTCGCGATCGCGCTGGAGCTGCGCTATCGCGGGCTCCGCAGCCCCCACAAGCTCAAGGGCGGCGTCAGCGGGTGTGCCCGCGAGTGCGCCGAGGCGCGCGGCAAGGACTTCGGCGTCATCGCGACCGAGAAGGGGTGGAACCTGTACGTCGGCGGCAACGGCGGCGCCACCCCGGCCCACGCGCGGCTGCTCGCCGGCGACCTCGACACCGCCACCCTGGTGGCCTACCTCGACCGCTTCCTCATGTACTACGTCCGCACCGCCGACCGGCTCCAGCGCACCTCGACCTGGATCGACCAGCTCGAGGGCGGGCTCGACCGGGTGCGCGAGGTCGTCGTCGAGGACTCGCTCGGCCTGGGTGCGGAGCTCGAGGCCGAGATGGCACGGCACGTCGGCGGCTACGAGGACGAGTGGCGCGCGACGCTCGAGGACCCGTCCAAGCTCGAGCGCTTCGTGTCCTTCGTCAACGCCCCCGGCACCCCGGACCCGTCGATCGCCTTCACGACCGAGCGCGACCAGATCCAGCCGATCGCACCGGCCCTGATCCCCGTCGGAGCGCCCGCGTGA